From Methylocystis sp. ATCC 49242, one genomic window encodes:
- a CDS encoding GGDEF domain-containing protein, translating into MGHLIDSVAELTDLRDRDALEATLAAVTLGLIQASRLTLWKVIYRAGVVRLRQRVNLVARGAPEVDEAPIDPNMLLPLVFRPDLYDCFHAGTPLCRTATAEGDVRYVFPVMDGRNVIRLLEILRSSPLREDQERLIVGMLRIYSNHLGVLDYGDCDELTGLFNRRTFHDYFSQIASYSDAVPPRVDERVPTRERFPHLAVIDIDFFKRINDDFGHPFGDEVLVLFARLMRECFNDLDRLFRFGGEEFLVILNNATKLEAQAALENFRATVEGFRFPQVGPVTASIGYTTVLPGDTGSSAFGRADAALYVAKQRGRNQVRSHEMLIADGVIEKRKAVGQDVELF; encoded by the coding sequence ATGGGCCATCTGATCGACTCGGTCGCCGAACTGACGGACCTGCGCGACAGGGACGCGCTCGAGGCGACATTGGCTGCTGTGACGCTCGGGCTGATTCAGGCGTCGCGGCTGACACTGTGGAAAGTCATCTACCGCGCCGGAGTGGTGCGGTTGCGACAGCGCGTCAATCTCGTCGCGCGCGGCGCTCCGGAAGTCGATGAGGCGCCGATCGATCCAAACATGCTGCTGCCGCTGGTGTTCCGGCCGGACCTCTATGATTGCTTTCACGCCGGAACGCCGCTCTGCCGAACGGCGACGGCCGAGGGCGACGTCCGCTACGTATTTCCGGTGATGGACGGCCGCAATGTCATCCGTCTGCTCGAAATACTCCGTTCATCGCCTTTGCGCGAGGATCAGGAGCGTCTGATCGTCGGCATGCTGCGAATTTACAGCAATCACCTCGGCGTTCTCGACTATGGCGATTGCGACGAACTCACCGGCCTTTTCAACCGGCGCACATTCCACGACTACTTCAGTCAGATCGCGTCATATTCCGACGCCGTCCCCCCGCGCGTCGACGAGCGCGTCCCGACCCGCGAGCGCTTTCCGCACCTCGCCGTGATCGACATCGACTTCTTCAAGCGCATCAACGACGATTTCGGTCATCCTTTCGGGGACGAGGTGCTCGTGCTTTTCGCACGGCTGATGCGCGAATGTTTCAACGATCTCGACAGGCTGTTCCGTTTCGGCGGCGAGGAGTTCCTCGTCATCCTCAACAATGCGACAAAGCTCGAGGCGCAGGCCGCGCTCGAAAATTTCCGCGCGACAGTCGAAGGTTTCCGCTTCCCGCAGGTCGGGCCGGTCACGGCGAGCATCGGCTATACGACCGTGCTGCCGGGCGACACGGGCTCCAGCGCCTTCGGCCGGGCGGACGCCGCGCTCTACGTCGCCAAGCAGCGCGGCCGCAACCAGGTGCGCTCGCACGAGATGCTGATCGCCGACGGCGTCATCGAGAAGCGGAAAGCCGTGGGTCAGGACGTCGAGCTGTTCTGA
- a CDS encoding acetyl-CoA C-acetyltransferase yields the protein MTTDIVIVSAARTAVGSFNGAFGGVPAHELGAVAIKAALERAKVEPGSVDEVILGQVLTAAQGQNPARQAAIKAGIPDSKTAFGVNQVCGSGLRAVALAAQQIQSGDATIIVAGGQESMSLSNHAAQLRTGTKMGDVKFVDTMIVDGLTDAFNNYHMGVTAENVARQWQITREQQDAFAVASQNKAEAAQKAGKFKDEIVPYVISTKKGDVTVDADEYIKHGVTMEGVSKLRPAFAKDGTVTAANASGINDGGAALVVMSAAEAAKRGLTPLARIASWATAGVDPTVMGSGPIPASRKALEKAGWKVADLDLVEANEAFAAQALAVNKDMGWDPAIVNVNGGAIAIGHPIGASGARVLTTLLHEMARRGSKKGLATLCIGGGMGIALTVER from the coding sequence ATGACGACCGATATCGTGATCGTTTCCGCGGCGCGCACCGCCGTCGGATCGTTCAACGGAGCCTTTGGCGGGGTTCCGGCCCACGAACTCGGCGCTGTCGCTATCAAGGCCGCTCTCGAGCGCGCGAAGGTCGAGCCGGGTTCGGTCGACGAGGTCATCCTCGGCCAGGTGCTGACCGCCGCCCAGGGCCAGAACCCTGCCCGCCAGGCCGCCATCAAGGCCGGCATCCCGGACAGCAAGACCGCTTTCGGCGTCAATCAGGTCTGCGGCTCGGGCCTGCGCGCCGTTGCACTCGCCGCCCAGCAGATCCAGTCGGGCGACGCCACGATCATCGTCGCCGGCGGCCAGGAGTCGATGTCGCTCTCCAACCACGCCGCGCAGCTGCGCACCGGCACCAAGATGGGCGACGTTAAGTTCGTCGACACCATGATCGTCGACGGCCTCACCGACGCCTTCAACAACTACCACATGGGCGTCACGGCCGAGAACGTCGCCAGGCAGTGGCAGATCACCCGCGAGCAGCAGGACGCCTTCGCCGTCGCCTCGCAGAACAAGGCCGAAGCCGCCCAGAAGGCCGGCAAGTTCAAGGACGAGATCGTTCCCTATGTCATCTCGACCAAGAAGGGCGACGTGACCGTCGACGCCGACGAATACATCAAGCACGGCGTGACGATGGAGGGCGTCTCCAAGCTCCGTCCGGCCTTCGCCAAGGACGGCACGGTGACGGCGGCGAACGCCTCGGGCATCAATGACGGCGGCGCGGCCCTCGTCGTGATGAGCGCGGCGGAAGCGGCCAAGCGCGGCCTCACGCCGCTCGCCCGCATCGCCTCCTGGGCGACGGCCGGCGTCGATCCGACGGTGATGGGCTCGGGCCCGATCCCGGCCTCGCGCAAGGCGCTCGAGAAGGCGGGCTGGAAGGTCGCCGACCTCGACCTCGTCGAGGCCAATGAGGCCTTCGCGGCGCAGGCCCTCGCGGTCAACAAGGACATGGGCTGGGATCCGGCGATCGTGAACGTCAATGGCGGCGCCATCGCCATCGGCCATCCGATCGGCGCCTCCGGCGCGCGCGTGCTGACGACGCTGCTGCACGAAATGGCTCGCCGCGGCTCCAAGAAGGGCCTCGCCACGCTCTGCATCGGCGGCGGCATGGGCATCGCGCTGACGGTGGAGCGCTGA
- a CDS encoding elongation factor G, with translation MGDVSSHEARARGPRLIALAGPFQCGKTTLMEAILAHAGAIPRQGSVVEGASVGDASAEARAHKMSVEANVATVDYMGDSYTFIDLPGSVEFAQDARNVLPAADAAIVVCEADERKIPALQLVLRQLEELGVPHFLFLNKIDAATIDVRDALAMLQPASRTPLLLRQIPIWNNGVAVGFIDLALERAYVYREHAPSEVMEIPKGETATEKEARYSMLERLADYDDALMEELISDIEPPRDQVFDDLTKELRAGLVAPLFIGAAERGAGVTRLLKALRHEAPGVDATRRRLGVEDSGPPLARILRTVHTSHGGKLSIARVLRGAFADGQPVVSPHGEDRVSGLSRLFGAATSKAAAAKEGDVVAFGRLEHAATGDSIVGDGKADAAALKKTRAQIPDPVHALALSAKDRKDEMRLAAAMSKLVEEDPSLVYVHDQELSQIKLFGQGEMHLRVALERLASRFGVAVEVAKPTVAYRETIRHKVTVRGRHKKQSGGHGQFGDVVLEVAPRGRGEGFAFAERVHGGAVPKQYFSSVEAGCQDALAHGPLGFPVVDVEAVLTDGSYHSVDSSDMAFRTAARIGMSEALEKAEPILLEPVLAVDIFVPSDAMSRATGIVSARRGQIMGFGPRDGWDGWDKLETLIPEAEMDNLIVELRSATAGAGFYQARFDHLAEVVGKQARDIVAAHAAKANGG, from the coding sequence ATGGGCGACGTGTCTTCCCACGAGGCGAGAGCGCGGGGTCCGCGGCTGATCGCGCTGGCGGGCCCCTTCCAATGCGGCAAGACGACGCTCATGGAGGCGATACTCGCCCACGCCGGGGCCATTCCCCGCCAGGGCTCCGTCGTCGAGGGTGCGAGCGTCGGCGACGCCAGCGCCGAAGCCCGCGCTCACAAGATGAGCGTCGAGGCGAATGTCGCCACCGTCGACTACATGGGCGACAGTTACACTTTCATCGACCTTCCCGGCTCCGTGGAGTTCGCGCAGGACGCGCGCAACGTGCTGCCGGCGGCTGACGCCGCGATTGTCGTCTGCGAGGCCGACGAGCGCAAGATCCCCGCGCTCCAGCTCGTGCTGCGCCAGCTCGAGGAGCTGGGCGTCCCGCATTTCCTGTTTCTCAACAAGATCGACGCCGCGACCATAGATGTGCGCGATGCGCTCGCCATGCTGCAGCCGGCCTCGCGCACGCCGCTGCTGCTGCGCCAGATTCCGATCTGGAACAATGGAGTCGCCGTCGGCTTCATCGATCTCGCGCTGGAGCGCGCTTATGTCTATCGCGAACATGCGCCTTCCGAAGTGATGGAAATTCCCAAAGGTGAAACGGCGACGGAAAAGGAAGCGCGCTACTCGATGCTGGAGCGCCTCGCCGACTATGACGACGCGCTGATGGAGGAATTGATCTCCGACATAGAGCCGCCGCGCGATCAGGTTTTCGACGACCTCACGAAGGAGCTGCGCGCCGGTCTCGTCGCGCCTCTGTTCATCGGCGCGGCCGAACGGGGCGCCGGCGTCACGCGACTGCTGAAGGCGCTGCGTCACGAGGCGCCGGGCGTCGACGCCACGCGGAGGCGGCTGGGCGTCGAGGACAGCGGTCCGCCGCTGGCGCGCATTCTCCGTACGGTCCACACCTCCCACGGCGGCAAGCTCTCCATCGCGCGCGTGCTGCGAGGCGCGTTCGCGGATGGACAGCCCGTCGTCTCGCCGCATGGAGAGGATCGCGTGTCCGGACTGTCGCGCCTTTTCGGCGCGGCGACCAGCAAGGCGGCGGCGGCGAAGGAGGGCGACGTCGTCGCCTTCGGCCGTCTGGAGCACGCGGCGACCGGCGACAGCATTGTCGGCGACGGCAAGGCCGACGCGGCGGCGTTGAAGAAGACGCGCGCGCAAATTCCCGATCCGGTGCACGCTCTCGCGCTGTCCGCGAAGGACCGCAAGGACGAGATGCGCCTCGCGGCGGCGATGAGCAAGCTCGTCGAGGAAGACCCCTCGCTCGTCTATGTGCATGACCAGGAGCTCTCGCAGATCAAGCTCTTCGGGCAGGGCGAGATGCATCTGCGCGTCGCGCTGGAGCGGCTGGCGTCGCGCTTCGGCGTCGCTGTCGAAGTCGCAAAGCCGACTGTCGCCTATCGCGAGACCATCCGCCACAAGGTGACGGTGCGCGGGCGCCACAAGAAACAGTCGGGCGGCCACGGCCAGTTCGGCGATGTCGTGCTCGAAGTCGCGCCGCGCGGCCGCGGGGAGGGATTCGCCTTCGCCGAGCGCGTTCATGGCGGCGCCGTGCCGAAGCAATATTTCTCGTCGGTCGAGGCCGGGTGCCAGGACGCCCTGGCGCATGGCCCGCTCGGCTTTCCCGTCGTCGACGTGGAGGCCGTGCTGACCGACGGCTCCTATCACTCGGTCGATTCTTCCGACATGGCGTTCCGCACGGCGGCGCGCATCGGAATGAGCGAGGCTCTGGAGAAGGCCGAGCCGATTCTGCTGGAGCCGGTGCTGGCGGTCGACATCTTCGTGCCGAGCGACGCCATGTCGCGAGCTACCGGCATCGTCTCCGCGCGGCGCGGCCAGATCATGGGCTTCGGCCCGCGTGACGGTTGGGACGGCTGGGACAAGCTCGAAACATTGATCCCCGAAGCCGAGATGGACAATCTCATCGTCGAACTTCGTTCGGCGACGGCAGGCGCGGGTTTCTATCAGGCGCGCTTCGATCATCTTGCGGAAGTCGTCGGCAAGCAGGCGCGCGACATCGTCGCGGCGCATGCGGCGAAGGCGAACGGCGGGTAG
- the phbB gene encoding acetoacetyl-CoA reductase → MARTAVVTGGTRGIGEAISKALKAAGYNVAATYAGNDEAANKFKAETGIPVYKFDVSDYDACAAGIAAIEKDLGPVEILVNNAGITKDRLFHKMELAQWQAVINTNLNSLFNVTRPVINGMRDRGFGRIIVISSINGQKGQAGQTNYSASKAGDIGFVKALAQESASKGITVNAIAPGYIATEMVKAVPQDVLDKHIIPYIAVGRLGEPEEIARAVVFLASDDAGFITGSTLTINGGQYLT, encoded by the coding sequence GTGGCTAGAACAGCAGTTGTGACGGGCGGCACGCGCGGCATCGGCGAGGCGATTTCCAAGGCTCTCAAGGCCGCCGGCTACAATGTCGCCGCGACCTACGCCGGCAACGACGAAGCCGCCAACAAGTTCAAGGCGGAGACGGGCATTCCGGTTTATAAATTCGACGTTTCCGATTACGACGCCTGCGCCGCCGGCATCGCGGCCATCGAGAAGGATCTCGGCCCGGTCGAAATTCTCGTCAACAACGCCGGCATCACCAAGGATCGCCTGTTCCACAAGATGGAGCTCGCGCAGTGGCAGGCGGTGATCAACACCAACCTGAACTCGCTGTTCAACGTCACCCGCCCGGTCATCAACGGCATGCGCGACCGCGGCTTCGGCCGCATCATCGTGATCTCGTCGATCAACGGCCAGAAGGGCCAGGCCGGCCAGACCAACTACTCCGCCTCCAAGGCCGGCGACATCGGCTTCGTGAAGGCGCTGGCGCAGGAGAGCGCGTCCAAGGGCATCACCGTCAACGCCATCGCGCCCGGCTATATCGCCACCGAGATGGTGAAGGCCGTTCCGCAGGACGTGCTCGACAAGCACATCATCCCCTACATCGCCGTTGGCCGCCTCGGCGAGCCGGAGGAGATCGCCCGCGCCGTGGTGTTCCTGGCCTCGGACGACGCCGGCTTCATCACCGGCTCGACGCTGACCATCAACGGCGGCCAGTATCTGACCTAG
- the rph gene encoding ribonuclease PH: MRPSKRAPDEMRPVSFERGVARYAEGSCLVKFGNTHVLCAASLEDKPPPWLRGQGRGWVTAEYSMLPRATHTRTRRESSAGKLTGRTQEIQRLIGRSLRAVTNLPAMGERQIVIDCDVIQADGGTRTASITGAWLALRDCFEWMRSRSIIKDNPLRDHVAAVSCGIFNGTPVIDLDYAEDSTAETDANFVITGSGGLVEIQATAEVAVFSPDELTSLLTLAQGGVADLVALQKAALAS; this comes from the coding sequence ATGCGTCCCAGCAAGCGCGCGCCCGATGAGATGCGCCCGGTCAGTTTCGAGCGCGGCGTCGCCCGCTACGCGGAGGGTTCCTGCCTCGTGAAATTCGGCAATACGCATGTGCTCTGCGCCGCCTCGCTCGAGGACAAGCCGCCGCCGTGGCTGCGCGGCCAGGGGCGCGGCTGGGTGACGGCGGAATATTCCATGCTGCCCCGCGCCACCCATACCCGCACCCGCCGCGAATCCTCCGCCGGCAAGCTCACCGGTCGCACGCAGGAAATCCAGCGGCTCATTGGCCGCAGCCTGCGCGCGGTCACCAATCTGCCGGCGATGGGCGAGCGGCAAATCGTCATCGACTGCGACGTGATCCAGGCGGACGGCGGCACGCGCACAGCGTCGATCACCGGCGCCTGGCTGGCTCTTCGTGATTGCTTCGAATGGATGCGGTCGCGCTCGATCATCAAGGATAATCCTCTGCGCGATCATGTCGCGGCGGTGTCCTGCGGCATCTTCAACGGAACGCCCGTGATCGACCTCGACTACGCCGAGGACTCGACCGCCGAGACCGACGCCAATTTCGTCATCACCGGCTCCGGCGGACTGGTCGAAATTCAGGCCACGGCCGAAGTCGCCGTGTTCTCACCCGATGAACTCACTTCGCTCCTGACGCTGGCGCAGGGGGGCGTCGCAGATCTTGTCGCGCTGCAAAAGGCGGCGCTGGCGTCATGA
- a CDS encoding MarR family winged helix-turn-helix transcriptional regulator: MTRPNPADVKTCAQSCAAANVRRASRAVTKLYGQFMAETGLEPTQYSLLVACSLTGVATVSKLADFFVMDRSALARNLAILEKRGLLKVKPGEDRRTRKVALTPFGEATLANAMPHWREAQDMVETRFGAERLRKLLTELRALMEVTTKS; this comes from the coding sequence ATGACAAGGCCGAACCCCGCCGACGTGAAAACCTGCGCGCAGTCCTGCGCCGCCGCCAACGTGCGCCGGGCGAGCCGCGCGGTCACGAAGCTCTATGGACAGTTCATGGCCGAGACCGGCCTCGAGCCCACGCAATATTCCCTGCTCGTCGCCTGTTCGCTAACGGGCGTCGCGACGGTGAGCAAGCTCGCCGACTTTTTCGTGATGGACCGCAGCGCGCTCGCCCGCAATCTCGCGATCCTCGAAAAACGCGGCCTGCTGAAAGTAAAGCCGGGCGAGGACCGCCGCACGCGCAAAGTCGCGCTGACGCCGTTCGGCGAAGCGACGCTCGCCAACGCCATGCCGCATTGGCGCGAGGCGCAAGACATGGTCGAAACCCGGTTCGGCGCCGAGCGCCTGCGAAAGCTTCTCACCGAATTGCGCGCGCTGATGGAAGTCACGACGAAAAGCTGA
- the ychF gene encoding redox-regulated ATPase YchF gives MGFKCGIVGLPNVGKSTLFNALTQTAAAQAANYPFCTIEPNVGEVAVPDPRLDDLARIAGSKQIIPTRLTFVDIAGLVRGASKGEGLGNQFLANIRECDAIAHVVRCFEDGDVTHVEGGVDPERDIETIETELMLADLESLEKRVVALEKKARGGDKESKELVDLMNRCLVLLRDGKPARLARVSEEERAAFNGLGLLSSKPVLYVCNVEEASAAEGNSNSAKVAARAAEEGAASVVVSAKIESEIAVLPAEEQKDYLEAVGLTEPGLNRVIRAGYDLLHLITYFTVGPKEARAWTIEKGTRAPQAAGVIHTDFEKGFIRAETIAFDDYVAYKGEAGARDAGRLRLEGRDYTVADGDVMHFRFNT, from the coding sequence ATGGGATTCAAATGCGGCATCGTCGGTCTGCCGAACGTCGGCAAATCGACCCTCTTCAACGCGCTCACGCAGACGGCGGCGGCGCAGGCCGCGAACTATCCCTTCTGCACCATCGAGCCCAACGTCGGCGAAGTGGCCGTGCCCGATCCGCGCCTCGATGATCTGGCGCGCATCGCCGGCTCCAAGCAGATCATCCCGACCCGTCTCACCTTCGTCGACATCGCCGGCCTCGTGCGCGGCGCCTCCAAGGGCGAGGGCCTCGGCAATCAGTTCCTGGCCAATATTCGCGAATGCGACGCCATCGCCCATGTCGTGCGCTGCTTCGAGGACGGCGACGTGACCCATGTCGAAGGGGGCGTCGATCCCGAGCGCGACATCGAGACGATCGAGACCGAGCTGATGCTCGCCGATCTCGAAAGCCTCGAAAAGCGCGTCGTGGCCCTGGAAAAGAAGGCCAGGGGCGGCGACAAGGAGTCGAAGGAGCTCGTCGATCTGATGAACCGCTGCCTCGTGCTGCTGCGCGACGGCAAACCCGCGCGTCTGGCCAGGGTTTCTGAAGAGGAGCGCGCGGCCTTCAACGGACTCGGCCTGCTGTCGTCCAAGCCGGTGCTTTACGTCTGCAACGTCGAGGAGGCGTCGGCCGCCGAGGGCAATTCCAATTCCGCCAAGGTCGCCGCGCGCGCGGCCGAGGAAGGCGCGGCTTCCGTCGTGGTCTCGGCCAAGATCGAGAGCGAGATCGCGGTGCTGCCCGCCGAGGAGCAGAAGGATTATCTCGAGGCCGTCGGCCTGACCGAACCCGGCCTCAACCGCGTCATCCGCGCCGGCTACGACCTGCTGCATCTCATCACCTATTTCACCGTCGGCCCGAAGGAAGCGCGCGCCTGGACGATCGAAAAAGGCACGCGCGCGCCGCAGGCGGCGGGGGTCATCCATACGGATTTCGAAAAGGGCTTCATCCGCGCCGAAACCATCGCCTTCGACGATTATGTCGCCTACAAGGGCGAGGCGGGCGCGCGCGACGCCGGCAGGCTGCGGCTGGAAGGCAGGGACTACACGGTCGCCGACGGCGACGTGATGCATTTCAGGTTCAACACCTGA
- a CDS encoding SCP2 sterol-binding domain-containing protein produces the protein MTRALLLPTTFDAAMLRDIALSAGADDVGFVSIDDPALDDQRADILAAFPFARTLISFVVKMNRENIRSPARSVANLEFHHTGDECDDVARAIVKTLEAQGVRAGYPSMGFPMEAANWPDKIWVISHKPVAVAAGLGRMGVHRNVIHPKFGNFILLGTVAVDLAVAHDCAPLDFNPCLECKLCVAACPTGAIAPDGHFDFAACYTHNYREFMGGFGDFVETIAEAKNARAYRESFTDAETVSMWQSLAFGPNYKAAYCMAVCPAGEDVIGAYRSGKKDFLRKIVDPLQKKLETIYVTAGSDAETYVLRRFPHKRAKHVGQVLRPTTVDNFLASLRLIFQRNKSTGLNAVYHFVFTGARRRQATVTIADRKIRVEDGLIGAPQLTVTADAETWIRFLRKEARLPWALLTRKIRLKGDPRLLPAFGRCFPG, from the coding sequence ATGACCCGGGCTCTTCTTCTCCCCACGACCTTCGATGCGGCGATGTTGCGCGACATCGCCCTCTCCGCCGGCGCCGACGACGTCGGCTTCGTCTCGATCGACGATCCGGCGCTCGACGATCAGCGCGCCGACATTCTTGCCGCCTTTCCCTTCGCGAGGACGCTCATCTCCTTCGTCGTGAAGATGAACCGCGAGAACATCCGCAGTCCGGCCCGCTCCGTCGCAAATCTCGAATTTCATCATACGGGGGACGAATGCGACGATGTGGCGCGCGCCATCGTGAAAACTCTGGAGGCGCAAGGCGTACGCGCCGGCTATCCCTCGATGGGCTTTCCGATGGAAGCGGCGAACTGGCCGGACAAAATCTGGGTCATCTCCCACAAGCCGGTCGCCGTCGCCGCCGGACTCGGCCGCATGGGCGTTCACCGCAATGTGATCCATCCGAAATTCGGCAATTTCATCCTGCTGGGAACCGTCGCCGTCGATCTTGCAGTGGCGCATGACTGCGCGCCGCTCGACTTCAATCCTTGCCTGGAATGCAAGCTCTGCGTCGCGGCCTGCCCCACCGGCGCCATTGCGCCCGACGGTCATTTCGATTTCGCGGCATGCTACACGCATAATTATCGCGAATTCATGGGCGGCTTCGGCGATTTTGTCGAAACGATCGCGGAGGCGAAGAACGCGCGCGCCTATCGTGAAAGTTTCACCGACGCCGAAACCGTCTCGATGTGGCAGAGTCTCGCCTTCGGCCCAAATTACAAAGCGGCTTATTGCATGGCCGTTTGCCCCGCGGGCGAGGACGTGATCGGCGCCTATCGGTCGGGCAAGAAGGATTTTCTGCGCAAGATCGTCGATCCGCTGCAGAAGAAACTCGAAACCATCTATGTGACGGCGGGCTCGGACGCGGAGACCTATGTCCTGCGCCGGTTTCCGCACAAGCGCGCAAAACATGTCGGACAGGTTCTGCGTCCGACAACTGTCGATAATTTTCTCGCCAGCCTGCGGCTCATATTCCAGCGCAACAAATCAACCGGATTGAACGCAGTCTATCATTTCGTCTTCACAGGCGCGCGCCGGCGCCAGGCGACCGTCACCATCGCCGACAGAAAAATCCGCGTCGAGGACGGCCTCATCGGCGCGCCGCAACTCACGGTGACCGCCGACGCCGAAACATGGATTCGCTTCCTGAGAAAGGAGGCCCGGCTGCCATGGGCGCTGCTGACCCGAAAGATCAGGCTCAAGGGCGACCCACGGCTGCTTCCGGCTTTCGGACGTTGTTTCCCGGGCTGA
- the phaR gene encoding polyhydroxyalkanoate synthesis repressor PhaR: MATEKKPTVIKKYANRRLYDTGTSTYVTLEDLAAMVKRGEDFVVCDAKSGEDITRPVLTQIIFEQEGKEGQSLLPIAFLRQLIRFYGDSMQMLVPSYLEFSIDKLTKEQQKFRDQFTSALGAGPFAEPTRAAFQSLEEQARKNMAVFRQALTMFNPFGVPTENVGTTAPSLDEHEGKPAGAGQGDVEELKRQLDELNKRIDNLSKQG; encoded by the coding sequence ATGGCGACCGAAAAGAAACCGACTGTTATCAAGAAATACGCCAACCGTCGTCTCTATGACACGGGAACAAGCACTTACGTCACCCTCGAAGATCTCGCCGCCATGGTTAAGCGTGGCGAGGATTTTGTGGTCTGCGACGCCAAGAGCGGCGAGGACATCACCCGGCCGGTCCTGACGCAGATCATTTTCGAGCAGGAGGGCAAGGAGGGCCAGAGCCTGCTGCCGATCGCCTTCCTGCGCCAGCTGATCCGCTTCTACGGCGACTCCATGCAGATGCTGGTGCCGAGCTATCTCGAATTCTCGATCGACAAGCTGACCAAGGAACAGCAGAAATTCCGCGATCAGTTCACCTCGGCGCTCGGCGCCGGGCCTTTCGCCGAGCCGACGCGCGCCGCCTTCCAGTCGCTCGAGGAGCAGGCGCGCAAGAATATGGCGGTGTTTCGCCAGGCGTTGACCATGTTCAATCCCTTCGGCGTGCCGACGGAAAATGTCGGGACCACCGCCCCTTCGCTGGATGAGCACGAAGGGAAGCCGGCGGGCGCCGGGCAGGGCGACGTCGAGGAGCTGAAGCGCCAGCTGGACGAACTCAACAAGCGCATCGACAATCTCTCGAAGCAGGGCTGA
- the rdgB gene encoding RdgB/HAM1 family non-canonical purine NTP pyrophosphatase encodes MTHRKISGKLVVATHNPGKLWELQQLLAPHGVDAVSAGDMALPEPEETEPTFRGNAALKARAAAMASGLPAFADDSGLCVEALDGAPGIYSARWAGPNRDFKAACELVRQELEKRGAKPPYRANFTCALAIVWPDGHIEEFEGRVDGVLVFPPKGDKGFGYDPIFKPDELDKTFGEMMSAEKHALPGDGSRALSHRARAFQALAKACLD; translated from the coding sequence ATGACCCACCGCAAGATCTCCGGCAAACTCGTCGTCGCCACCCACAATCCCGGCAAGCTCTGGGAACTGCAGCAATTGCTCGCGCCCCATGGCGTCGACGCGGTTTCCGCCGGCGACATGGCCCTGCCGGAGCCGGAGGAGACCGAGCCGACCTTTCGCGGCAATGCGGCGCTGAAGGCGCGGGCGGCCGCTATGGCCTCCGGCCTGCCGGCCTTCGCCGACGATTCGGGCCTCTGCGTCGAGGCTCTCGACGGGGCGCCCGGCATCTATTCCGCGCGCTGGGCGGGCCCGAATCGCGACTTCAAGGCGGCGTGCGAGCTCGTGCGGCAAGAACTCGAAAAGCGGGGCGCAAAGCCGCCCTATCGCGCCAATTTCACCTGCGCGCTGGCGATCGTCTGGCCGGACGGCCACATCGAGGAATTCGAAGGCCGCGTCGACGGCGTGCTGGTCTTTCCGCCAAAGGGCGACAAGGGCTTCGGCTATGATCCGATCTTCAAGCCCGACGAACTCGACAAGACCTTCGGCGAGATGATGTCGGCCGAAAAGCACGCCTTGCCCGGTGACGGCTCCCGCGCGCTGTCGCACCGCGCCCGGGCTTTCCAGGCGCTGGCGAAGGCGTGTCTCGACTAG